A genomic window from Cricetulus griseus strain 17A/GY chromosome 4, alternate assembly CriGri-PICRH-1.0, whole genome shotgun sequence includes:
- the Dppa5 gene encoding developmental pluripotency-associated 5 protein: MATYPTRQDIPPWVKIPEDLRDPEVFQVQTLLLKYLFGPQGSRIPHIEQVSQAMFELKTLESSELTEVLVYGSDDHKLRAKWMLQSMAERCRLRQEREMLRLEEAMKTLELGQCWNEASFQPM, from the exons ATGGCGACCTACCCAACTCGTCAAGATATCCCGCCGTGGGTGAAAATTCCCGAAGATCTGAGAGATCCAGAAGTATTCCAAGTACAGACGCTGTTGCTAAAATATCTATTTG GCCCACAGGGATCTCGAATCCCTCACATAGAGCAGGTGAGCCAGGCCATGTTCGAGCTGAAGACTCTGGAATCTTCCGAACTCACTGAGGTCTTAGTTTATGGCTCTGACGACCACAAGCTTCGGGCCAAATGGATGCTTCAGTCCATGGCTGAAAGGTGCCGCCTGCGCCAGGAGAGAG AAATGCTCAGGCTGGAGGAAGCCATGAAGACCCTGGAACTAGGCCAGTGTTGGAATGAAGCCAGTTTCCAGCCGATGTGA